The following proteins come from a genomic window of Lolium rigidum isolate FL_2022 chromosome 5, APGP_CSIRO_Lrig_0.1, whole genome shotgun sequence:
- the LOC124656923 gene encoding WAT1-related protein At4g28040-like, protein MAGAGGGGWRSWAERYKPGVAMVLVQLFYSLVDMALKTAYGLGMRPIVFVAYRQGIAAAALFLGSLATRGFTLRPMAVGSRAFALLFVASLATATGQYCYFMGLHLASPSMARATTNLAPGITFAIAAVIGLEKVDLRSSRSIAKIVGTIVCLAGAMLMAFFKGPKLLGALVTDDWVIGGMYLMGNAICFSIWYILQVPICKYYLDPLSLATWMCFLATLQCMVMAFFLEENYLQIWKLASIWELPCILYGGVFASGANFFMQSWCIAVKGPLYSAIFTPLSAVITTILSTLFLHEELHIGSVLGAITIIFGLYVVLWGKADDVKSERLAIRCTDPESIVEQDSIGVKIESETNLSEPLLSENGSLDTSTCQ, encoded by the exons ATGgcaggcgccggcggcggcggctggaggtCGTGGGCGGAGCGGTACAAGCCGGGCGTGGCGATGGTGCTGGTGCAGCTGTTCTACTCGCTGGTGGACATGGCACTCAAGACGGCATACGGGCTCGGCATGCGCCCCATCGTCTTCGTCGCCTACCGGCAGggcatcgccgccgccgcgctcttcCTCGGCTCCCTCGCCACCAGAGGGTTCACGCTGCGCCCCATGGCCGTCGGCTCCCGGGCCTTCGCCCTCCTCTTCGTCGCCTCCCTCGCCAC CGCGACGGGGCAGTACTGCTACTTCATGGGGCTGCATCTGGCGTCGCCGTCGATGGCCAGGGCGACCACCAATCTCGCCCCCGGCATCACgttcgccatcgccgccgtcatCGG GTTGGAGAAGGTGGATTTGAGGAGTTCAAGAAGCATCGCAAAGATCGTCGGCACCATCGTCTGCCTCGCCGGAGCAATGCTCATGGCGTTCTTCAAGGGGCCGAAGCTTCTCGGCGCGCTCGTTACCGACGACTGGGTGATCGGAGGAATGTACCTCATGGGGAACGCCATCTGTTTCTCCATCTGGTACATCTTGCAG GTGCCCATCTGTAAATACTACCTTGATCCATTGTCCTTGGCGACTTGGATGTGCTTCCTGGCGACCTTGCAATGCATGGTGATGGCATTCTTCCTAGAAGAAAACTACTTACAGATCTGGAAGCTTGCTTCAATATGGGAGCTTCCCTGCATCCTATACGGA GGTGTTTTTGCCTCGGGCGCAAACTTTTTTATGCAATCTTGGTGCATAGCGGTGAAAGGTCCTCTTTATAGCGCAATATTTACGCCACTCAGCGCAGTGATCACGACAATATTGTCTACGCTcttccttcacgaagaactccatATTGGCAG CGTATTAGGTGCTATCACCATCATCTTCGGACTGTATGTAGTGCTGTGGGGTAAAGCAGATGATGTAAAGAGCGAGAGGCTGGCCATACGTTGTACTGACCCCGAGAGCATTGTAGAGCAAGATAGTATCGGTGTAAAAATAGAGAGTGAGACAAACCTTTCAGAACCATTGTTATCTGAAAACGGGAGCCTTGATACTTCAACATGCCAATGA